One genomic segment of Planctomycetota bacterium includes these proteins:
- a CDS encoding metallopeptidase family protein — MNDRPRMSMRAFVALAREAMGQLPAPFHAWLENVVVDVELSPSPALCEEMELESPDDLFGLFQGHAVTEQEYGDHLPNRILLFKRPIERACRSRAEVVYEIRRTVIHELAHHFGYSEADLDEFESQPSPFDEPGSSKEEN, encoded by the coding sequence ATGAACGACCGGCCGCGAATGTCGATGCGCGCGTTTGTGGCTTTGGCGCGCGAGGCAATGGGTCAACTGCCGGCGCCGTTTCATGCCTGGCTCGAGAACGTGGTCGTCGATGTCGAGCTGTCGCCGTCGCCCGCGCTGTGCGAGGAGATGGAACTCGAATCTCCCGACGACCTGTTCGGTCTGTTTCAGGGTCACGCGGTGACCGAGCAGGAATACGGCGACCACTTGCCGAACCGAATCCTACTGTTCAAGCGGCCGATCGAACGAGCCTGCCGCAGTCGGGCCGAGGTGGTCTACGAGATTCGCCGCACGGTGATCCACGAATTGGCGCACCACTTCGGCTACTCGGAGGCAGACCTGGACGAGTTCGAATCGCAACCCAGCCCGTTCGATGAACCGGGTTCTTCGAAGGAAGAAAACTAA
- a CDS encoding PmoA family protein — MSLRALLFFVALSCVFVRGAAADEPPPLRPQPIPRLQALPGVDYDTFLRDGVELARYWRRADLKRPFVYPIIGPSGRALTRMGHPHDPVTHSHHNSVWVAHHDVNGIDFWGDTTKSGRIVPQRIERYDDGDEAASLTAVNAWIAPDGKTFLTERRRLTVEPLEDNQWRLLIDLEFSAPQSPATFGKTSFGPVAVRMAKSLGVRDGGGQIRNSNGDVNEKQVFWKPARWCDYSGAVADGVIEGITLMDHPTNVNHPTKYHVRDDGWMGTGVSFDGPVTIEPGTPLRLRYGLFVHRGLPSVEALDAEWKKFADTTPPVSLAPEKKK; from the coding sequence ATGTCGCTGCGCGCCTTGCTGTTCTTTGTCGCGTTATCTTGTGTGTTCGTCCGTGGTGCCGCCGCCGACGAGCCGCCGCCGTTGCGGCCCCAACCGATCCCGCGACTGCAAGCCTTGCCAGGAGTCGATTACGACACCTTCCTGCGCGACGGGGTCGAGTTGGCGCGCTACTGGCGTCGCGCCGACCTGAAGCGGCCGTTCGTCTATCCGATCATCGGCCCCAGCGGCCGCGCGCTGACCCGCATGGGGCACCCGCACGATCCCGTGACGCACAGCCACCACAACTCGGTCTGGGTCGCCCATCATGACGTCAACGGTATTGACTTCTGGGGAGATACGACCAAGTCGGGTCGCATCGTCCCGCAGCGGATCGAGCGCTACGACGACGGCGACGAAGCGGCGTCGTTGACGGCGGTGAACGCCTGGATCGCGCCGGACGGCAAGACGTTTCTGACCGAGCGGCGGCGGCTGACCGTCGAGCCGCTCGAAGACAATCAGTGGCGGCTGCTGATCGATCTGGAGTTCAGCGCGCCACAAAGCCCGGCCACGTTCGGCAAGACCTCGTTCGGCCCAGTGGCGGTGCGAATGGCCAAAAGCCTGGGCGTGCGCGACGGCGGCGGCCAGATTCGTAATAGCAACGGCGACGTCAACGAGAAGCAGGTCTTTTGGAAGCCGGCCCGCTGGTGCGACTACTCGGGCGCCGTGGCCGATGGCGTGATCGAAGGGATCACGCTGATGGACCACCCGACGAATGTGAATCACCCGACCAAGTACCATGTCCGCGACGACGGCTGGATGGGGACCGGCGTCTCGTTCGACGGGCCGGTAACGATCGAGCCGGGCACGCCGTTGCGGCTGCGGTACGGGCTGTTCGTTCATC